The following are from one region of the Rhodopirellula sp. P2 genome:
- a CDS encoding ABC transporter ATP-binding protein, whose protein sequence is MIKTVDLTKKYGDAFAIRAIDLDLEAGDLFGFIGPNGAGKTTTMRIIATLLEPSWGEAYVCGHSVHTQPKEIRRLVGYMPDFFGVYDDMTVVEYLEFFAAAYRIGGEARRKRVNEMLEVVDLDFKRDAYANTLSRGQTQRLGLARTLLHDPQVLLLDEPLSGLDPRARIEMRNLLRRLGEMGKTVIVSSHILPELADVCNKVGIIDRGELKQNARVTEVIRMVREHTVLIIQPSQREQMARIAELFEGHPLVQSTQPGDDAVRVILNSDTDDYSELPKLLIENGIGLKRFAEEELDLESAFMALTKGTSTRM, encoded by the coding sequence GTGATCAAGACAGTTGACCTGACGAAAAAATACGGCGACGCGTTCGCGATCCGCGCCATTGATTTGGACCTGGAAGCGGGCGATTTGTTCGGTTTCATTGGCCCCAACGGGGCTGGCAAAACGACGACGATGCGGATCATCGCCACACTGCTGGAACCCAGCTGGGGTGAAGCCTACGTGTGCGGCCACAGCGTCCACACGCAGCCCAAGGAAATCCGGCGATTGGTCGGCTACATGCCCGACTTCTTTGGCGTGTACGACGACATGACGGTGGTCGAGTACCTCGAATTTTTCGCGGCGGCTTACCGGATCGGCGGAGAAGCCCGTCGCAAACGCGTCAATGAGATGCTGGAAGTTGTCGACCTGGACTTCAAACGCGATGCCTACGCCAACACGCTCTCACGCGGGCAAACCCAGCGTTTGGGACTTGCGCGAACGCTGCTGCATGACCCACAAGTCTTGCTGCTCGACGAGCCGCTTTCCGGATTGGACCCGCGAGCTCGAATCGAGATGCGGAACCTGCTGCGCAGGCTCGGCGAAATGGGCAAAACGGTGATCGTCAGCAGTCACATCCTGCCGGAACTGGCCGACGTGTGCAACAAAGTTGGCATCATCGACCGCGGGGAACTCAAACAGAACGCTCGCGTGACCGAGGTGATTCGCATGGTCCGCGAACACACGGTGCTGATCATCCAACCCAGCCAACGTGAACAAATGGCCCGAATCGCCGAGCTTTTCGAGGGTCACCCCTTGGTCCAGTCGACTCAGCCGGGCGACGATGCCGTGCGAGTGATCTTGAACAGCGACACGGATGACTACAGCGAATTGCCCAAGTTGTTGATCGAAAACGGCATCGGCTTGAAGCGATTTGCCGAAGAAGAATTGGACCTGGAATCGGCCTTCATGGCCCTCACCAAGGGCACCAGCACCCGCATGTGA
- a CDS encoding MazG nucleotide pyrophosphohydrolase domain-containing protein, whose translation MTSPSKDLSIADLQQHIHRMYYDKDVARGVDGTFMWLMEEVGELASALRGDDRENLAEEFADVIAWLFTIANVADIDLADALAKKYGNGCPGCGRFQCECSLSEKP comes from the coding sequence ATGACGTCTCCCAGCAAAGATCTCTCGATCGCGGATCTGCAACAGCACATCCACCGCATGTATTACGACAAAGACGTCGCGCGCGGTGTGGACGGCACGTTCATGTGGCTGATGGAAGAGGTCGGGGAACTCGCCTCCGCCCTTCGGGGGGATGACCGAGAAAACCTGGCCGAGGAATTTGCCGACGTCATCGCGTGGCTGTTCACGATCGCGAATGTGGCCGACATCGACCTGGCGGACGCCTTGGCAAAGAAATACGGCAACGGATGCCCAGGTTGTGGCCGATTTCAGTGCGAATGCAGCCTGAGTGAAAAACCATGA
- a CDS encoding sulfotransferase family protein, which translates to MESSSKPEVSPTPSAPSANSKPAKLNSYPFYSPRFWHGMRPAAWWRLLRSGNFEISPSRIPMVISVSLTTFINTLLTCLQNVLFARRLREAELHGPPVFIVGHWRSGTTLLHELMVRDERFSSPSTFQCFAPSHFLVTQWFFRKFASWLLPGKRPMDNMDAGWDRPQEDEFALMNLGLPSPYRRIAFPRQQQVNMEYLDLNDITEEERETWLSTLRSFLLRVSVSTNRPLVIKSPTHTGRIGHLARAFPQAKFVHITRDPRSLFPSTCRLWRSLDEVQSLQTSKEEGLDEYVLTCLTKMYDSFHADRQEIDEHHIIDIRYEDLIAEPVGTLRKIYESLRLSDFDTVSEDIQDWAENEHRQYKTNTHQLDPEQEKRLLDRWSDYFDRYGYR; encoded by the coding sequence ATGGAATCCAGTTCGAAACCCGAAGTCTCTCCAACGCCTTCCGCCCCCTCGGCGAACTCAAAACCGGCCAAGCTGAACTCGTACCCGTTCTACAGCCCGCGTTTTTGGCACGGGATGCGTCCAGCCGCATGGTGGCGGTTGCTGCGGAGTGGCAACTTCGAAATCAGCCCTTCGCGAATCCCGATGGTGATCAGCGTTTCGCTGACAACGTTCATCAACACGTTGTTGACGTGTCTGCAGAACGTTTTGTTCGCGCGGCGGCTGCGAGAAGCGGAATTGCACGGGCCCCCGGTTTTCATCGTGGGGCACTGGCGAAGCGGCACCACGCTGCTGCACGAATTGATGGTCCGTGACGAACGGTTCAGCAGCCCCTCGACATTCCAGTGCTTTGCGCCCTCGCATTTTTTGGTGACCCAGTGGTTCTTCCGGAAATTCGCGAGTTGGTTGCTGCCGGGCAAACGGCCGATGGACAACATGGACGCCGGTTGGGACCGTCCCCAAGAGGATGAGTTTGCGCTGATGAACTTGGGGCTACCCTCGCCTTACCGTCGGATCGCGTTTCCACGGCAACAACAGGTCAACATGGAGTACTTGGACCTGAATGACATCACCGAGGAAGAGCGAGAAACCTGGTTGTCGACGCTGCGTTCGTTCCTGTTGCGAGTCAGCGTTTCAACGAATCGACCGCTGGTGATCAAAAGTCCCACCCACACCGGCCGGATCGGTCATCTGGCTCGCGCGTTCCCGCAAGCCAAGTTTGTTCACATCACTCGCGATCCCAGGTCGCTGTTTCCGAGCACCTGCCGGTTGTGGCGAAGCTTGGACGAGGTGCAATCCTTGCAAACCAGCAAGGAAGAAGGCTTGGACGAGTATGTGCTGACTTGTTTGACCAAAATGTACGACTCCTTCCATGCCGATCGTCAAGAAATCGATGAGCATCACATCATCGACATTCGCTACGAAGATTTGATCGCGGAACCGGTCGGCACGCTGAGGAAAATCTACGAATCGTTGCGGCTGAGTGATTTCGATACGGTCAGCGAAGACATTCAGGATTGGGCCGAGAACGAACATCGTCAGTACAAAACCAACACGCATCAGTTGGATCCCGAGCAAGAAAAACGCTTGCTGGACCGCTGGAGCGATTACTTTGACCGGTACGGCTACCGCTGA
- a CDS encoding 3-keto-disaccharide hydrolase encodes MMNRIFARSSCVFPLAVCLLAGMMFPGCSSSTTDSTSDQAEAKETQATAGNGVATQEAASDSTEASFEPPVFEADAEKLLASRLPIERTEQGWIRLFDGHTLFGWAIGGKANFRVEDETIVADQGENCLLTTSTQWSDYELELQFQCDEDTNSGVFVRTTLDPQDVTADCYEVNIAPPSNPFPTGGVVERAKGETFDTDPEKWHTMNILCDGATLRVTIDGTVTCEIDDATRPTTGYIGLQHRDGRIAFKNIQLRPLGLKNLLADGLEGWTVREGMEGEYRINDDGHLVVDGGKQQLETNAVFGDFVMLADYKMDDPKSNSGLFFRAIPGDEMMGYECQVSNELVDGNPLKPADCGAGGIFRRQDARVVAGEPERWNSILLVAEGNHFATWVNGIQVTDIVDTRKADENPRRGLRLEPGSIIVQGHDKTTQATYRQIAVVDQAAAEGSE; translated from the coding sequence ATGATGAACCGAATTTTTGCACGCTCGTCTTGTGTCTTTCCGCTGGCAGTCTGCTTGTTGGCCGGAATGATGTTTCCCGGATGCTCCTCTTCCACGACGGATTCAACGTCCGATCAGGCCGAAGCAAAAGAGACGCAGGCAACGGCCGGAAACGGTGTCGCCACCCAAGAGGCTGCATCGGATTCCACCGAAGCCTCGTTTGAGCCGCCTGTGTTTGAAGCGGATGCAGAAAAGTTGTTGGCCAGTCGTCTGCCAATCGAACGCACTGAACAGGGCTGGATTCGACTGTTCGATGGGCACACCTTGTTTGGTTGGGCGATTGGTGGCAAAGCCAACTTCCGAGTGGAAGACGAAACCATCGTGGCTGACCAAGGCGAGAATTGTTTGCTGACCACGTCGACGCAGTGGAGTGATTACGAATTGGAACTTCAGTTCCAGTGCGATGAAGACACGAACTCGGGCGTGTTTGTTCGCACGACGCTGGATCCACAAGACGTCACGGCGGATTGCTACGAAGTCAACATCGCACCGCCGTCGAACCCGTTTCCAACCGGTGGCGTGGTCGAGCGAGCAAAGGGCGAGACGTTTGACACCGACCCTGAAAAATGGCACACGATGAACATCTTGTGCGACGGGGCCACGCTACGAGTCACAATCGACGGAACCGTGACTTGCGAAATCGATGACGCGACGCGGCCCACCACCGGTTACATCGGTTTGCAGCATCGCGACGGCCGAATCGCTTTCAAGAACATTCAGTTGCGTCCGTTAGGACTGAAGAATCTGCTGGCCGATGGCTTGGAAGGTTGGACCGTTCGGGAGGGCATGGAAGGCGAGTATCGAATCAACGACGACGGTCACTTGGTGGTCGATGGCGGCAAGCAACAGCTTGAGACAAACGCTGTGTTCGGTGACTTTGTGATGTTGGCCGATTACAAAATGGACGATCCGAAATCCAACTCGGGGTTGTTCTTTCGTGCCATTCCAGGCGACGAAATGATGGGTTACGAGTGCCAGGTCAGCAACGAGCTGGTCGATGGCAACCCGCTGAAGCCCGCGGATTGTGGTGCCGGTGGGATCTTCCGTCGCCAGGACGCTCGTGTGGTCGCAGGTGAACCGGAGCGTTGGAATTCAATCTTGCTGGTCGCCGAAGGCAACCACTTCGCCACTTGGGTCAATGGAATTCAGGTGACTGACATCGTTGACACTCGCAAAGCGGATGAAAACCCACGGCGTGGGCTTCGTCTGGAGCCAGGATCGATCATCGTGCAAGGTCACGACAAGACGACGCAAGCGACTTATCGTCAGATCGCGGTTGTCGATCAGGCCGCCGCAGAAGGCAGTGAATAG
- a CDS encoding MauE/DoxX family redox-associated membrane protein: MATRRTRGRFEAFWAVALLALMAATFRLWLPVSWTGAFDYPAVPLFDLANAGLTVQANSLVSTATTFAIVVACCMIAGRGRSRWMWLVIAASLAVSVVVDQHRLQPWVYQSFLYAVLFTLAPRNESGQSSEATFRLIRLLTISVYVYSAAGKFDFQFLHTVGQDFLRAPLQWLSVDVSTWPVRTRLFTAAGFPAFELCVAVALCWPRTRMLGVWMATAMHLGLLAVLSPLGLGHSPGVMVWNVVMAIQAWWLFAGPVLETNREAEFEQQPVSWFAWAIVMVALVMPVFERRGYWDHWLAWALYSPHSSRVSLQVHESAIGRLPEAWQVAVSEDEDSDRWHDLSLGSLSLALRGVPAVPQARYQWALANQLIQQSGIENQVRGKVQSASDRWTGERDEQWWTRPDEFQAAGEAYWLVP, translated from the coding sequence GTGGCGACGAGGCGGACACGAGGCAGGTTCGAAGCGTTTTGGGCAGTCGCGTTGCTCGCGTTGATGGCGGCAACGTTTCGGTTGTGGTTGCCAGTGAGTTGGACTGGTGCGTTTGATTACCCCGCCGTGCCTCTGTTTGATCTTGCCAACGCCGGCCTGACGGTACAAGCAAACAGTCTGGTCTCGACCGCAACCACGTTTGCGATTGTGGTTGCGTGTTGCATGATCGCAGGACGAGGTCGATCGAGGTGGATGTGGCTGGTCATCGCGGCGTCACTCGCGGTCTCGGTGGTGGTGGACCAGCATCGATTGCAGCCTTGGGTTTACCAGTCGTTTCTGTATGCGGTCTTGTTCACGCTTGCTCCGCGAAATGAGTCGGGGCAGTCGTCCGAGGCAACCTTTCGTTTGATTCGGCTGCTGACGATCAGCGTGTATGTGTACAGCGCGGCAGGCAAGTTTGACTTTCAATTCTTGCACACGGTGGGGCAAGACTTCCTGCGGGCTCCGCTGCAGTGGTTGAGCGTCGATGTCTCGACGTGGCCGGTCCGAACGCGTTTGTTTACCGCAGCTGGTTTTCCGGCATTTGAGCTGTGTGTTGCGGTCGCTCTGTGCTGGCCGCGAACGCGAATGTTGGGGGTGTGGATGGCGACCGCCATGCACCTTGGTTTGCTCGCGGTGTTGTCTCCGTTGGGGTTGGGGCACAGTCCCGGCGTGATGGTTTGGAATGTCGTGATGGCAATCCAGGCGTGGTGGTTGTTTGCTGGGCCGGTCTTGGAAACCAACCGTGAGGCTGAGTTCGAGCAGCAGCCGGTGAGTTGGTTCGCTTGGGCGATCGTCATGGTGGCTTTGGTGATGCCCGTGTTTGAACGCAGAGGCTATTGGGACCACTGGTTGGCCTGGGCGTTGTATTCGCCACATAGCAGTCGGGTTTCGCTGCAGGTTCATGAATCCGCGATCGGGCGATTGCCAGAAGCCTGGCAGGTAGCAGTATCCGAAGATGAAGATTCGGATCGTTGGCACGACCTTTCGCTTGGATCGTTATCGCTGGCCCTTCGCGGTGTGCCGGCGGTTCCGCAGGCTCGGTATCAATGGGCACTTGCGAATCAGTTGATCCAGCAGAGCGGCATCGAGAACCAGGTTCGTGGCAAAGTTCAGTCCGCGTCCGACCGCTGGACGGGCGAACGGGACGAACAATGGTGGACGCGACCGGATGAATTCCAAGCGGCCGGTGAGGCGTACTGGTTGGTCCCGTAG